Proteins encoded by one window of Cloeon dipterum chromosome 4, ieCloDipt1.1, whole genome shotgun sequence:
- the LOC135943985 gene encoding uncharacterized protein LOC135943985 isoform X4: protein MEGGTVSPNHSRKSLHSSCEAVGLEVHMWRKRHGCSECVYLNPASTSGKKAHFYQMLLLPFIPIAALIVQNCFSIASIADSLHEACTIQQQIDETVDSCKLLTEIQENRTLVVLNSLRNGIALKDVEADIRNASLTVTSMLEQMEDQIRDTSTSSIWRYMVSYKNMLRAIEDRCLATIYCLFLLGSGELSVSSMASLKRHDTLARDYLRAAIHFLTQPNTLPDIPDIINDIVDIESASTPRAVNISAAEEFYKRATHYHKELRNFQNTIRDYITSQVKSDIRTASHHKWVAVALLVTVLVISPVIITLVINATNTIQAFASTLVQRTVQLQREKHKGDTLLHQMLPRPVIKHLKQHRQVPAESFENVTIYFSDVVGFTQISAESSPMEVVAMLNALYHLFDSRIEKYDVYKVETIGDAYMVVSGLPQRNGGKHAGEIATMSLDLLSALNRFAIPHRPAQFFNVRIGINSGPVVAGVVGTTMPRYCLFGDTVNTASRMESTGEPMKIHISQTTKEELDALGGYEMEYRGETDIKGKGTLSTYWLHGRVDGLPRPSIDEPPILLAPMERLPEFLELLLPSVTDEEDAIDLHFLHNPKLSNASASIRLSALTTESANQLGFIKKNLRDNY from the exons ATGGAGGGCGGCACGGTGTCGCCGAACCACAGCCGCAAGTCCCTGCATTCGAGCTGCGAGGCGGTCGGCCTCGAGGTGCACATGTGGCGAAAGCGGCACGGCTGCTCGGAATGCGTCTACCTGAATCCGGCGTCGACCAGCGGCAAGAAGGCGCACTTCTACcaaatgctgctgctgcccttCATCCCGATCGCCGCCCTGATCGTGCAGAACTGCTTCTCCATCGCCTCCATCGCCGATTCGCTACACGAGGCGTGCACCATTCAGCAACAG ATTGACGAAACAGTCGACTCATGCAAGCTGCTGACCGAAATCCAGGAGAACCGGACTCTCGTGGTGCTCAACTCGTTGAGAAACGGAATTGC CCTGAAGGATGTGGAGGCTGACATCCGCAACGCCTCCTTAACGGTGACCTCCATGTTGGAGCAAATGGAGGACCAGATAAGAGACACATCCACCAGCTCAATATGGAG GTACATGGTGTCGTACAAGAACATGCTGCGTGCCATCGAGGACCGCTGCCTGGCCACAATTTACTGCCTCTTCCTGCTTGGCTCCGGCGAGCTGTCCGTGTCCTCCATGGCCAGTCTTAAAAGACACGACACCTTGGCCAGGGACTACCTCAGGGCGGCCATCCACTTTCTCACGCAACCCAACACCCTGCCTGATATACCTGACAT AATCAACGACATCGTGGATATCGAGAGTGCGAGCACTCCGCGTGCAGTCAACATTTCCGCGGCCGAGGAATTCTACAAACGCGCCACGCATTACCATAAAGAGCTGCGGAATTTCCAGAACACCATCAGGGACTATATTAC TTCTCAGGTGAAGAGCGACATCCGGACAGCGAGCCACCACAAGTGGGTGGCGGTGGCTCTTCTCGTCACCGTGCTAGTAATCTCGCCAGTCATCATCACGCTCGTGATCAACGCGACCAACACGATCCAGGCGTTTGCAAGCACTCTTGTGCAGCGCACCGTGCAGCTGCAGCGCGAGAAGCACAAAGGTGACACCCTGCTGCACCAGATGCTGCCCAGACCGGTCATCAAACACCTCAAGCAGCACAGACAG GTTCCAGCGGAGAGTTTCGAGAACGTGACTATTTACTTCAGCGACGTCGTCGGCTTCACGCAGATTTCGGCAGAGAGCTCTCCCATGGAGGTGGTGGCGATGCTGAACGCGCTCTACCACCTCTTCGACAGCCGCATCGAGAAGTATGATGTCTACAAAGTCGAGACCATCGGTGACGCTTACATGGTCGTTTCGGGACTGCCGCAGCGAAACG GTGGGAAGCACGCGGGCGAGATTGCGACGATGAGCCTCGATTTGCTGAGTGCGCTGAACCGATTTGCGATTCCGCATCGGCCGGCGCAGTTTTTCAACGTGCGCATCGGCATCAACTCGGGCCCGGTGGTGGCCGGCGTCGTCGGCACCACCATGCCGCGCTACTGCCTCTTTGGCGACACCGTCAACACCGCCAGCAGGATGGAGTCCACGGGCGAAC CGATGAAAATCCACATTTCGCAAACGACCAAAGAGGAGTTGGACGCTCTCGGTGGATACGAAATGGAGTACAGAGGCGAGACCGACATCAag GGCAAGGGCACGCTGAGCACGTACTGGCTGCACGGACGCGTGGACGGGCTGCCGCGGCCGTCGATCGACGAGCCGCCCATTCTGCTCGCCCCCATGGAGAGGCTGCCAGAGTTCTTGGAGCTCCTGCTGCCCAGCGTCACCGACGAGGAGGACGCAATCGACCTCCACTTCCTGCACAATCCGAAACTGTCCAACGCCAGCGCCAGCATTAGGCTCTCTGCTCTAACCACGGAATCCGCCAATCAACtaggttttattaaaaaaaatctcagaGACAATTATTGA
- the LOC135943985 gene encoding uncharacterized protein LOC135943985 isoform X2, with translation MEGGTVSPNHSRKSLHSSCEAVGLEVHMWRKRHGCSECVYLNPASTSGKKAHFYQMLLLPFIPIAALIVQNCFSIASIADSLHEACTIQQQIDETVDSCKLLTEIQENRTLVVLNSLRNGIALKDVEADIRNASLTVTSMLEQMEDQIRDTSTSSIWRYMVSYKNMLRAIEDRCLATIYCLFLLGSGELSVSSMASLKRHDTLARDYLRAAIHFLTQPNTLPDIPDIINDIVDIESASTPRAVNISAAEEFYKRATHYHKELRNFQNTIRDYITSQVKSDIRTASHHKWVAVALLVTVLVISPVIITLVINATNTIQAFASTLVQRTVQLQREKHKGDTLLHQMLPRPVIKHLKQHRQVPAESFENVTIYFSDVVGFTQISAESSPMEVVAMLNALYHLFDSRIEKYDVYKVETIGDAYMVVSGLPQRNGGKHAGEIATMSLDLLSALNRFAIPHRPAQFFNVRIGINSGPVVAGVVGTTMPRYCLFGDTVNTASRMESTGEPMKIHISQTTKEELDALGGYEMEYRGETDIKKEHQQVWLQGKGTLSTYWLHGRVDGLPRPSIDEPPILLAPMERLPEFLELLLPSVTDEEDAIDLHFLHNPKLSNASASIRLSALTTESANQLGFIKKNLRDNY, from the exons ATGGAGGGCGGCACGGTGTCGCCGAACCACAGCCGCAAGTCCCTGCATTCGAGCTGCGAGGCGGTCGGCCTCGAGGTGCACATGTGGCGAAAGCGGCACGGCTGCTCGGAATGCGTCTACCTGAATCCGGCGTCGACCAGCGGCAAGAAGGCGCACTTCTACcaaatgctgctgctgcccttCATCCCGATCGCCGCCCTGATCGTGCAGAACTGCTTCTCCATCGCCTCCATCGCCGATTCGCTACACGAGGCGTGCACCATTCAGCAACAG ATTGACGAAACAGTCGACTCATGCAAGCTGCTGACCGAAATCCAGGAGAACCGGACTCTCGTGGTGCTCAACTCGTTGAGAAACGGAATTGC CCTGAAGGATGTGGAGGCTGACATCCGCAACGCCTCCTTAACGGTGACCTCCATGTTGGAGCAAATGGAGGACCAGATAAGAGACACATCCACCAGCTCAATATGGAG GTACATGGTGTCGTACAAGAACATGCTGCGTGCCATCGAGGACCGCTGCCTGGCCACAATTTACTGCCTCTTCCTGCTTGGCTCCGGCGAGCTGTCCGTGTCCTCCATGGCCAGTCTTAAAAGACACGACACCTTGGCCAGGGACTACCTCAGGGCGGCCATCCACTTTCTCACGCAACCCAACACCCTGCCTGATATACCTGACAT AATCAACGACATCGTGGATATCGAGAGTGCGAGCACTCCGCGTGCAGTCAACATTTCCGCGGCCGAGGAATTCTACAAACGCGCCACGCATTACCATAAAGAGCTGCGGAATTTCCAGAACACCATCAGGGACTATATTAC TTCTCAGGTGAAGAGCGACATCCGGACAGCGAGCCACCACAAGTGGGTGGCGGTGGCTCTTCTCGTCACCGTGCTAGTAATCTCGCCAGTCATCATCACGCTCGTGATCAACGCGACCAACACGATCCAGGCGTTTGCAAGCACTCTTGTGCAGCGCACCGTGCAGCTGCAGCGCGAGAAGCACAAAGGTGACACCCTGCTGCACCAGATGCTGCCCAGACCGGTCATCAAACACCTCAAGCAGCACAGACAG GTTCCAGCGGAGAGTTTCGAGAACGTGACTATTTACTTCAGCGACGTCGTCGGCTTCACGCAGATTTCGGCAGAGAGCTCTCCCATGGAGGTGGTGGCGATGCTGAACGCGCTCTACCACCTCTTCGACAGCCGCATCGAGAAGTATGATGTCTACAAAGTCGAGACCATCGGTGACGCTTACATGGTCGTTTCGGGACTGCCGCAGCGAAACG GTGGGAAGCACGCGGGCGAGATTGCGACGATGAGCCTCGATTTGCTGAGTGCGCTGAACCGATTTGCGATTCCGCATCGGCCGGCGCAGTTTTTCAACGTGCGCATCGGCATCAACTCGGGCCCGGTGGTGGCCGGCGTCGTCGGCACCACCATGCCGCGCTACTGCCTCTTTGGCGACACCGTCAACACCGCCAGCAGGATGGAGTCCACGGGCGAAC CGATGAAAATCCACATTTCGCAAACGACCAAAGAGGAGTTGGACGCTCTCGGTGGATACGAAATGGAGTACAGAGGCGAGACCGACATCAag AAAGAGCATCAACAAGTCTGGTTGCAGGGCAAGGGCACGCTGAGCACGTACTGGCTGCACGGACGCGTGGACGGGCTGCCGCGGCCGTCGATCGACGAGCCGCCCATTCTGCTCGCCCCCATGGAGAGGCTGCCAGAGTTCTTGGAGCTCCTGCTGCCCAGCGTCACCGACGAGGAGGACGCAATCGACCTCCACTTCCTGCACAATCCGAAACTGTCCAACGCCAGCGCCAGCATTAGGCTCTCTGCTCTAACCACGGAATCCGCCAATCAACtaggttttattaaaaaaaatctcagaGACAATTATTGA
- the LOC135943985 gene encoding uncharacterized protein LOC135943985 isoform X3 → MEGGTVSPNHSRKSLHSSCEAVGLEVHMWRKRHGCSECVYLNPASTSGKKAHFYQMLLLPFIPIAALIVQNCFSIASIADSLHEACTIQQQIDETVDSCKLLTEIQENRTLVVLNSLRNGIALKDVEADIRNASLTVTSMLEQMEDQIRDTSTSSIWRYMVSYKNMLRAIEDRCLATIYCLFLLGSGELSVSSMASLKRHDTLARDYLRAAIHFLTQPNTLPDIPDIINDIVDIESASTPRAVNISAAEEFYKRATHYHKELRNFQNTIRDYITSQVKSDIRTASHHKWVAVALLVTVLVISPVIITLVINATNTIQAFASTLVQRTVQLQREKHKGDTLLHQMLPRPVIKHLKQHRQCFCQVPAESFENVTIYFSDVVGFTQISAESSPMEVVAMLNALYHLFDSRIEKYDVYKVETIGDAYMVVSGLPQRNGGKHAGEIATMSLDLLSALNRFAIPHRPAQFFNVRIGINSGPVVAGVVGTTMPRYCLFGDTVNTASRMESTGEPMKIHISQTTKEELDALGGYEMEYRGETDIKGKGTLSTYWLHGRVDGLPRPSIDEPPILLAPMERLPEFLELLLPSVTDEEDAIDLHFLHNPKLSNASASIRLSALTTESANQLGFIKKNLRDNY, encoded by the exons ATGGAGGGCGGCACGGTGTCGCCGAACCACAGCCGCAAGTCCCTGCATTCGAGCTGCGAGGCGGTCGGCCTCGAGGTGCACATGTGGCGAAAGCGGCACGGCTGCTCGGAATGCGTCTACCTGAATCCGGCGTCGACCAGCGGCAAGAAGGCGCACTTCTACcaaatgctgctgctgcccttCATCCCGATCGCCGCCCTGATCGTGCAGAACTGCTTCTCCATCGCCTCCATCGCCGATTCGCTACACGAGGCGTGCACCATTCAGCAACAG ATTGACGAAACAGTCGACTCATGCAAGCTGCTGACCGAAATCCAGGAGAACCGGACTCTCGTGGTGCTCAACTCGTTGAGAAACGGAATTGC CCTGAAGGATGTGGAGGCTGACATCCGCAACGCCTCCTTAACGGTGACCTCCATGTTGGAGCAAATGGAGGACCAGATAAGAGACACATCCACCAGCTCAATATGGAG GTACATGGTGTCGTACAAGAACATGCTGCGTGCCATCGAGGACCGCTGCCTGGCCACAATTTACTGCCTCTTCCTGCTTGGCTCCGGCGAGCTGTCCGTGTCCTCCATGGCCAGTCTTAAAAGACACGACACCTTGGCCAGGGACTACCTCAGGGCGGCCATCCACTTTCTCACGCAACCCAACACCCTGCCTGATATACCTGACAT AATCAACGACATCGTGGATATCGAGAGTGCGAGCACTCCGCGTGCAGTCAACATTTCCGCGGCCGAGGAATTCTACAAACGCGCCACGCATTACCATAAAGAGCTGCGGAATTTCCAGAACACCATCAGGGACTATATTAC TTCTCAGGTGAAGAGCGACATCCGGACAGCGAGCCACCACAAGTGGGTGGCGGTGGCTCTTCTCGTCACCGTGCTAGTAATCTCGCCAGTCATCATCACGCTCGTGATCAACGCGACCAACACGATCCAGGCGTTTGCAAGCACTCTTGTGCAGCGCACCGTGCAGCTGCAGCGCGAGAAGCACAAAGGTGACACCCTGCTGCACCAGATGCTGCCCAGACCGGTCATCAAACACCTCAAGCAGCACAGACAG TGTTTTTGCCAGGTTCCAGCGGAGAGTTTCGAGAACGTGACTATTTACTTCAGCGACGTCGTCGGCTTCACGCAGATTTCGGCAGAGAGCTCTCCCATGGAGGTGGTGGCGATGCTGAACGCGCTCTACCACCTCTTCGACAGCCGCATCGAGAAGTATGATGTCTACAAAGTCGAGACCATCGGTGACGCTTACATGGTCGTTTCGGGACTGCCGCAGCGAAACG GTGGGAAGCACGCGGGCGAGATTGCGACGATGAGCCTCGATTTGCTGAGTGCGCTGAACCGATTTGCGATTCCGCATCGGCCGGCGCAGTTTTTCAACGTGCGCATCGGCATCAACTCGGGCCCGGTGGTGGCCGGCGTCGTCGGCACCACCATGCCGCGCTACTGCCTCTTTGGCGACACCGTCAACACCGCCAGCAGGATGGAGTCCACGGGCGAAC CGATGAAAATCCACATTTCGCAAACGACCAAAGAGGAGTTGGACGCTCTCGGTGGATACGAAATGGAGTACAGAGGCGAGACCGACATCAag GGCAAGGGCACGCTGAGCACGTACTGGCTGCACGGACGCGTGGACGGGCTGCCGCGGCCGTCGATCGACGAGCCGCCCATTCTGCTCGCCCCCATGGAGAGGCTGCCAGAGTTCTTGGAGCTCCTGCTGCCCAGCGTCACCGACGAGGAGGACGCAATCGACCTCCACTTCCTGCACAATCCGAAACTGTCCAACGCCAGCGCCAGCATTAGGCTCTCTGCTCTAACCACGGAATCCGCCAATCAACtaggttttattaaaaaaaatctcagaGACAATTATTGA
- the LOC135943985 gene encoding uncharacterized protein LOC135943985 isoform X1, whose product MEGGTVSPNHSRKSLHSSCEAVGLEVHMWRKRHGCSECVYLNPASTSGKKAHFYQMLLLPFIPIAALIVQNCFSIASIADSLHEACTIQQQIDETVDSCKLLTEIQENRTLVVLNSLRNGIALKDVEADIRNASLTVTSMLEQMEDQIRDTSTSSIWRYMVSYKNMLRAIEDRCLATIYCLFLLGSGELSVSSMASLKRHDTLARDYLRAAIHFLTQPNTLPDIPDIINDIVDIESASTPRAVNISAAEEFYKRATHYHKELRNFQNTIRDYITSQVKSDIRTASHHKWVAVALLVTVLVISPVIITLVINATNTIQAFASTLVQRTVQLQREKHKGDTLLHQMLPRPVIKHLKQHRQCFCQVPAESFENVTIYFSDVVGFTQISAESSPMEVVAMLNALYHLFDSRIEKYDVYKVETIGDAYMVVSGLPQRNGGKHAGEIATMSLDLLSALNRFAIPHRPAQFFNVRIGINSGPVVAGVVGTTMPRYCLFGDTVNTASRMESTGEPMKIHISQTTKEELDALGGYEMEYRGETDIKKEHQQVWLQGKGTLSTYWLHGRVDGLPRPSIDEPPILLAPMERLPEFLELLLPSVTDEEDAIDLHFLHNPKLSNASASIRLSALTTESANQLGFIKKNLRDNY is encoded by the exons ATGGAGGGCGGCACGGTGTCGCCGAACCACAGCCGCAAGTCCCTGCATTCGAGCTGCGAGGCGGTCGGCCTCGAGGTGCACATGTGGCGAAAGCGGCACGGCTGCTCGGAATGCGTCTACCTGAATCCGGCGTCGACCAGCGGCAAGAAGGCGCACTTCTACcaaatgctgctgctgcccttCATCCCGATCGCCGCCCTGATCGTGCAGAACTGCTTCTCCATCGCCTCCATCGCCGATTCGCTACACGAGGCGTGCACCATTCAGCAACAG ATTGACGAAACAGTCGACTCATGCAAGCTGCTGACCGAAATCCAGGAGAACCGGACTCTCGTGGTGCTCAACTCGTTGAGAAACGGAATTGC CCTGAAGGATGTGGAGGCTGACATCCGCAACGCCTCCTTAACGGTGACCTCCATGTTGGAGCAAATGGAGGACCAGATAAGAGACACATCCACCAGCTCAATATGGAG GTACATGGTGTCGTACAAGAACATGCTGCGTGCCATCGAGGACCGCTGCCTGGCCACAATTTACTGCCTCTTCCTGCTTGGCTCCGGCGAGCTGTCCGTGTCCTCCATGGCCAGTCTTAAAAGACACGACACCTTGGCCAGGGACTACCTCAGGGCGGCCATCCACTTTCTCACGCAACCCAACACCCTGCCTGATATACCTGACAT AATCAACGACATCGTGGATATCGAGAGTGCGAGCACTCCGCGTGCAGTCAACATTTCCGCGGCCGAGGAATTCTACAAACGCGCCACGCATTACCATAAAGAGCTGCGGAATTTCCAGAACACCATCAGGGACTATATTAC TTCTCAGGTGAAGAGCGACATCCGGACAGCGAGCCACCACAAGTGGGTGGCGGTGGCTCTTCTCGTCACCGTGCTAGTAATCTCGCCAGTCATCATCACGCTCGTGATCAACGCGACCAACACGATCCAGGCGTTTGCAAGCACTCTTGTGCAGCGCACCGTGCAGCTGCAGCGCGAGAAGCACAAAGGTGACACCCTGCTGCACCAGATGCTGCCCAGACCGGTCATCAAACACCTCAAGCAGCACAGACAG TGTTTTTGCCAGGTTCCAGCGGAGAGTTTCGAGAACGTGACTATTTACTTCAGCGACGTCGTCGGCTTCACGCAGATTTCGGCAGAGAGCTCTCCCATGGAGGTGGTGGCGATGCTGAACGCGCTCTACCACCTCTTCGACAGCCGCATCGAGAAGTATGATGTCTACAAAGTCGAGACCATCGGTGACGCTTACATGGTCGTTTCGGGACTGCCGCAGCGAAACG GTGGGAAGCACGCGGGCGAGATTGCGACGATGAGCCTCGATTTGCTGAGTGCGCTGAACCGATTTGCGATTCCGCATCGGCCGGCGCAGTTTTTCAACGTGCGCATCGGCATCAACTCGGGCCCGGTGGTGGCCGGCGTCGTCGGCACCACCATGCCGCGCTACTGCCTCTTTGGCGACACCGTCAACACCGCCAGCAGGATGGAGTCCACGGGCGAAC CGATGAAAATCCACATTTCGCAAACGACCAAAGAGGAGTTGGACGCTCTCGGTGGATACGAAATGGAGTACAGAGGCGAGACCGACATCAag AAAGAGCATCAACAAGTCTGGTTGCAGGGCAAGGGCACGCTGAGCACGTACTGGCTGCACGGACGCGTGGACGGGCTGCCGCGGCCGTCGATCGACGAGCCGCCCATTCTGCTCGCCCCCATGGAGAGGCTGCCAGAGTTCTTGGAGCTCCTGCTGCCCAGCGTCACCGACGAGGAGGACGCAATCGACCTCCACTTCCTGCACAATCCGAAACTGTCCAACGCCAGCGCCAGCATTAGGCTCTCTGCTCTAACCACGGAATCCGCCAATCAACtaggttttattaaaaaaaatctcagaGACAATTATTGA